A genomic segment from Micromonospora echinaurantiaca encodes:
- a CDS encoding SDR family oxidoreductase: MRVLVTGAGGRLGRAVLPRLLDAGHTVRATSRRPRTDAAVEWVVADLATGHGVAAAVGGVAAVLHLASSPNRRTHQIDVLGTRELVRAAGAAGVGHLVYVSIVGVDRVPIPYYRHKLAAERVVAAGPVPWSVLRATQFPQFLDDMLVASSRLGPVIGDRAVLAQPVDPDEVAARLVERLATGPSRDVEEYGGPEVLRFDEAVRAWKAARRSRRPLLPVRIPGRLGRVLRSGGLVTEATPRGSLTWADHLADTYGGTRAR, translated from the coding sequence ATGCGGGTGCTGGTCACCGGAGCGGGCGGCCGCCTGGGTCGGGCGGTGCTGCCCCGCCTGCTCGACGCCGGGCACACGGTACGGGCCACCAGCCGTCGGCCGCGTACCGACGCGGCGGTGGAGTGGGTGGTGGCGGACCTGGCGACCGGGCACGGGGTGGCCGCGGCGGTAGGCGGCGTGGCCGCGGTGCTGCACCTGGCCTCGTCGCCGAACCGGCGTACCCACCAGATCGACGTGCTCGGCACCCGCGAGCTGGTTCGGGCCGCCGGGGCCGCCGGCGTGGGCCATCTGGTCTACGTCTCGATCGTCGGGGTTGACCGGGTGCCGATCCCGTACTACCGGCACAAGCTGGCCGCCGAGCGGGTGGTCGCCGCCGGACCGGTGCCGTGGTCGGTGCTGCGGGCCACCCAGTTCCCGCAGTTCCTCGACGACATGCTGGTCGCGTCGAGCCGGCTGGGCCCGGTGATCGGCGACCGGGCGGTGCTCGCCCAGCCGGTCGACCCGGACGAGGTCGCCGCCCGGTTGGTCGAGCGGCTGGCCACCGGCCCGTCGCGCGACGTCGAGGAGTACGGCGGCCCGGAGGTGCTCCGCTTCGATGAGGCGGTACGCGCCTGGAAGGCCGCCCGGCGGTCCCGCCGTCCGCTGCTGCCGGTACGGATCCCGGGCCGGCTCGGCCGGGTCCTGCGCTCGGGTGGACTGGTCACCGAGGCGACGCCGAGAGGCTCCCTGACCTGGGCGGACCACCTGGCGGACACGTACGGGGGAACCCGGGCAAGATGA
- a CDS encoding SufE family protein, which produces MSSMPARLAEIVEEFAAAPRDVVLEMLLEYADVIPPLPPDAADREGMEQVPECQTAFFLRARVTPEGTVETLFDCPPEAPTTRAFAGILAEGLAGAKPDEVLAVPDDLYQRMGLAQAISPLRVRGGTAILARLKRQVREQTS; this is translated from the coding sequence ATGTCATCCATGCCGGCCAGGCTGGCCGAGATCGTCGAGGAGTTCGCCGCCGCGCCCCGGGACGTGGTGCTGGAGATGCTGCTGGAGTACGCCGACGTCATCCCGCCGCTGCCGCCCGACGCCGCCGACCGGGAGGGCATGGAGCAGGTCCCGGAGTGCCAGACCGCGTTCTTCCTGCGCGCCCGGGTGACGCCCGAGGGCACCGTGGAAACGCTCTTCGACTGCCCGCCGGAGGCCCCGACCACCCGGGCCTTCGCCGGCATCCTCGCCGAAGGGCTGGCCGGGGCGAAGCCGGACGAGGTGCTCGCCGTGCCGGACGACCTCTACCAGCGGATGGGGCTGGCCCAGGCGATCAGCCCGCTGCGGGTGCGCGGCGGCACGGCCATCCTGGCCCGGCTCAAGCGCCAGGTGCGGGAACAGACCAGCTGA
- a CDS encoding GAP family protein, whose protein sequence is MNFLTILPLAVVMVAGTQLVAAVFLAAADRPRAASLGYLAGAGLVVGGGVTLSWLVTRAVKLNVGDAGQGGHGPVETRIDQVVLVLLVVLALVVFLRRHSTGPPRWMGRLQQAGPGYAARLGVLLFLAMPTDDLTMLTVGASAARHDLPWWHLLPFVLLTLTLLAVPLLALLLLGGRAARVLPRIRDWTAHNSWVVSELVIGFFVVVTLVDLVR, encoded by the coding sequence ATGAACTTCCTGACCATCCTGCCGCTGGCCGTGGTGATGGTCGCCGGGACGCAACTGGTCGCGGCGGTCTTCCTCGCCGCGGCCGACCGGCCGCGCGCCGCGTCGCTCGGCTACCTGGCCGGCGCCGGGCTGGTGGTCGGCGGCGGGGTGACGCTGAGCTGGCTGGTCACCCGGGCGGTGAAGCTCAACGTCGGCGACGCCGGCCAGGGCGGGCACGGCCCGGTCGAGACCAGGATCGACCAGGTGGTGCTGGTCCTGCTGGTGGTGCTGGCGCTGGTGGTGTTCCTCCGGCGGCACTCCACCGGCCCACCGCGGTGGATGGGGAGGCTCCAGCAGGCCGGCCCGGGCTACGCCGCCCGGCTGGGCGTGCTGCTCTTCCTCGCCATGCCCACGGACGACCTCACCATGCTCACCGTCGGCGCGAGCGCCGCCCGGCACGACCTGCCGTGGTGGCACCTGCTGCCGTTCGTGCTGCTCACGCTGACCCTGCTGGCCGTGCCCCTGCTGGCGTTGCTGCTGCTCGGCGGCCGGGCCGCCAGGGTGCTGCCCCGGATCCGTGACTGGACCGCGCACAACTCCTGGGTGGTCAGCGAGCTGGTGATCGGCTTCTTCGTCGTGGTGACGCTGGTCGACCTGGTGCGGTGA
- a CDS encoding CBS domain-containing protein gives MTGYRVADVMTKQVVYLPAETTLDEAAKVMKEADIGDVVVTDGATLAGMLTDRDIVVRAVAERSDPAATTIGSIITREVVMIEQNSSAGEAAALMRERGIRRVLVCDSERKLVGIVSLGDLAMQLDPQSALSEISEQAPTV, from the coding sequence ATGACCGGTTACCGGGTCGCTGACGTGATGACCAAGCAGGTCGTTTACCTGCCGGCGGAGACCACCCTGGACGAGGCCGCCAAGGTGATGAAGGAGGCGGACATCGGCGATGTGGTGGTCACCGACGGCGCCACCCTCGCCGGCATGCTCACCGACCGCGACATCGTGGTGCGGGCGGTGGCCGAGCGCAGCGACCCGGCCGCCACCACCATCGGCTCGATCATCACCCGGGAGGTGGTGATGATCGAGCAGAACTCCAGCGCCGGCGAGGCGGCGGCGCTGATGCGCGAGCGGGGCATCCGCCGGGTGCTGGTCTGCGACAGCGAGCGCAAGCTGGTCGGCATCGTCTCCCTCGGTGACCTGGCCATGCAGCTCGACCCCCAGTCGGCGCTGAGCGAGATCAGCGAGCAGGCGCCGACCGTCTGA
- a CDS encoding YbaK/EbsC family protein: MGTLKTEPARTRLDLLAPPVAAALGQWPADAPVDVEDVLVAPIDADLADTAAFCAAYEVGLDESANCVVIAGKREGVVRYAACVVLATTRADVNGVARRALDVRKASFAPMADAVELTGMEYGGITPIGLPEEWPILVDARVIATPHVIIGSGVRHSKIALPGPALGALPGARVVADLARPA, from the coding sequence ATGGGGACGCTGAAGACCGAACCCGCCCGTACCCGGCTCGACCTGCTGGCACCGCCGGTCGCCGCCGCGCTCGGGCAGTGGCCCGCCGACGCCCCGGTGGACGTCGAGGACGTGCTGGTCGCGCCGATCGACGCCGACCTCGCCGACACCGCCGCGTTCTGCGCCGCGTACGAGGTGGGGCTGGACGAGTCGGCCAACTGTGTGGTGATCGCCGGCAAGCGCGAGGGTGTGGTCCGCTACGCGGCCTGCGTGGTGCTCGCCACCACCCGGGCCGACGTCAACGGGGTGGCCCGGCGGGCGCTGGACGTCCGCAAGGCGAGCTTCGCCCCGATGGCCGACGCGGTTGAGCTGACCGGCATGGAGTACGGCGGGATCACCCCGATCGGCCTGCCCGAGGAGTGGCCGATCCTGGTCGACGCCCGGGTGATCGCCACCCCGCACGTGATCATCGGGTCCGGCGTGCGGCACAGCAAGATCGCGCTGCCTGGGCCGGCGCTCGGTGCGCTGCCCGGCGCGCGGGTCGTGGCGGACCTGGCCCGGCCGGCCTGA
- a CDS encoding DsbA family oxidoreductase, which translates to MEIEIYADVVCPWCYIGKRRLEQALESYDGEVTVRYRPFQLDPSPVPEPQPLLDALGAKFGGPDRAQQMAEHVTGVAAGTGLKLDFGRAVAANTFDAHRLVAWATDQGRAGELVEALYRAHFTDGVDVGSRDALAALAAEVGLDAAEARRFLDSDERVAELTADLAAARQLGVTSVPTFVLAGKYAVTGAQEPATLLAALAEVQRRESGTD; encoded by the coding sequence ATGGAGATCGAGATCTACGCGGACGTGGTCTGCCCGTGGTGCTACATCGGCAAGCGCCGGCTGGAGCAGGCGCTGGAGTCGTACGACGGCGAGGTGACCGTCCGCTACCGGCCGTTCCAGCTCGACCCGTCGCCGGTGCCCGAGCCGCAGCCCCTGCTCGACGCGCTGGGCGCCAAGTTCGGCGGGCCGGACCGGGCCCAGCAGATGGCCGAGCATGTGACCGGGGTGGCCGCCGGGACCGGCCTCAAGCTGGACTTCGGCCGGGCCGTCGCGGCGAACACCTTCGACGCGCACCGGCTGGTCGCCTGGGCCACCGACCAGGGTCGCGCCGGCGAGCTGGTCGAGGCGCTCTACCGGGCGCACTTCACCGACGGCGTGGACGTCGGCTCCCGGGACGCGCTCGCCGCGCTGGCCGCCGAGGTGGGGCTGGACGCGGCCGAGGCGCGCCGGTTCCTCGACTCGGACGAGCGGGTGGCCGAGCTGACCGCCGACCTGGCGGCCGCCCGGCAGCTCGGGGTGACCAGCGTGCCCACCTTCGTGCTCGCCGGCAAGTACGCGGTGACCGGCGCCCAGGAGCCGGCGACCCTGCTGGCCGCCCTGGCCGAGGTGCAGCGGCGCGAGTCGGGCACCGACTGA
- a CDS encoding cation-translocating P-type ATPase: MTSLGRVAGRLRPPVALPPVVGEATRTVGSAATRLARLAGLTNRRVWSRPGRHHIEVHGVCQDGGDLLARQVEAALERVPGVEWARVNAPSGRVVVAVGTPPPKLRDLIATVARTERACPHEPDPEIPPPHPPEEGPRTPRTLGALASDALGLTISAATRILPFAPVPGEVAGLLGAVDLHPRLHALADRGLRADPRADLLFPLVEAVVQGLTGGWTGIVLDGAQRVVQWGEARAQLAAWGKAEPRLTGDPERAVARSPAGERVTPQPDGPVERYINRMLIAGAAAAAAATPVVGRKRAAALGLSTLPKAPGSGREGYGAQLGRILARRGVIAMDRSVLRKLDRIDTLVLDAAVLGSDRGVLADLAPLPGADTGQVASRAFALFDPAHPHQLRHADGWRLGPLDQLDARDPGDTAESRRLRDTGADLLGLADGDSLAAVLRVEPEPAPGVDALPAVARQAGLRLVVAGDDEQRYGFADAYVAGGAELADSVRALQRDGAVVMLASGDRAALGAADCGLGLSAPEDLPPWGAHLLVGADLRIVALLVEAAGVARRVTAQNIQLALAGTGLGALNAFTADPERLPGRTLGAVNGAAALAFAHGVWRARRLPDRTDTPAPTITAWHLMPTDTVLDRLGSGPDGLGSGEAQRRRVAGPGDLPGRSGLLRAFVDELANPLTPVLTAGAVLSATFGSLVDAALVGGVVGGSALIGAVHQRNTERSLSELLSRSAVTARVRRDGEERMLPADDLVPGDVVTLEPGDSVPADCRVLESVGLETDESSLTGESLPVGKTDQPVVAAAVADRRSMLYEGTTVAAGYGTAVVVATGADTEAGRSLALARQAPPASGVEARLGRLTRAAVPLAAGSAVAVAGAGLLRGVPLAETAATAANLAVASVPEGLPFLVSAAQLAAARRLAEHGALVRNPRTIEALGRVDVLCFDKTGTLTEGQLRLAGVGDGHRYAPVDRLDDRPRPALAAALRATPAADDPDELALQTDRAVRRGAESAGVTEQTDVPRWRPTGGLPFEPSRGYHATVGEDGHRRLLSVKGAPETVLPRCAYRRVDGRDEPLDDAGRDDLHRLLAERAGAGHRILAVAECAVDDPEIGDDDVRDLVFVGFLALADGVRDSAAPAVRRIRQAGVHTIMITGDHPATAEAIAATISDGDEQQVVTAAELDQLDDDALAERLARTDVVARCTPAHKVRIIQALQRCGRTVAMTGDGANDAPAIRLADVGIALGQRGTPAARAAADLVVTDDRLETIIATLVEGRAMWSSVRHALSILVGGNLGEIAFSVLSAAATGRSALTGRQLLLVNLLTDLAPALAIAIRPPGADHADGLLREGPDRSLGETLTREIGLRAAATTLGATAGWTLARYTGRRRRAGTVALVSLVGTQLGQTVLAGGTSPAVLASTAASLGVLVGVVQTPGVSQFFGCTPLGPVGWTIATGSALGATVANGALTRLVARLPQSHPAGSDGPPGSSAADPPVEADRSAEPG, from the coding sequence ATGACCTCGCTGGGCCGGGTCGCCGGCCGCCTCCGGCCCCCGGTCGCCCTGCCGCCGGTGGTCGGCGAGGCGACCCGGACCGTCGGGTCGGCCGCGACCCGGCTGGCCCGCCTGGCCGGGTTGACCAACCGCCGGGTCTGGTCCCGCCCCGGCCGGCACCACATCGAGGTGCACGGCGTCTGTCAGGACGGCGGCGACCTGCTGGCCCGCCAGGTGGAGGCGGCGCTGGAGCGGGTGCCCGGGGTCGAGTGGGCCCGGGTGAACGCCCCGTCCGGCCGGGTGGTGGTGGCCGTCGGCACGCCGCCGCCGAAGTTGCGGGACCTGATCGCCACGGTGGCCCGCACCGAACGCGCCTGTCCGCACGAGCCGGACCCGGAGATCCCCCCGCCGCACCCGCCCGAGGAGGGTCCCCGCACACCCCGCACGCTGGGCGCGCTCGCCTCGGACGCACTCGGCCTGACCATCTCGGCGGCCACCCGGATCCTGCCGTTCGCCCCCGTACCGGGCGAGGTCGCCGGGCTGCTCGGCGCCGTCGACCTGCATCCCAGACTGCACGCCCTCGCCGACCGGGGGCTGCGTGCCGACCCCCGCGCCGACCTGCTGTTTCCGCTCGTCGAGGCGGTCGTACAGGGGCTCACCGGGGGGTGGACCGGCATCGTGCTGGACGGCGCGCAGCGGGTGGTGCAGTGGGGTGAGGCACGCGCCCAGCTCGCCGCCTGGGGAAAGGCCGAGCCGCGGCTCACCGGCGACCCGGAGCGGGCGGTGGCCCGGTCACCGGCCGGCGAGCGGGTCACCCCCCAGCCGGACGGGCCGGTCGAGCGGTACATCAACCGGATGCTGATCGCCGGTGCCGCCGCCGCCGCGGCCGCGACGCCGGTCGTCGGCCGCAAACGGGCCGCCGCGCTGGGGCTCTCCACGCTGCCCAAGGCCCCGGGCAGCGGCCGCGAGGGTTACGGCGCTCAGCTCGGCCGGATCCTGGCCCGGCGCGGCGTGATCGCGATGGACCGCAGCGTGCTGCGGAAACTGGACCGGATCGACACGCTGGTGCTGGACGCCGCCGTGCTTGGCTCGGATCGCGGCGTGCTGGCCGACCTCGCACCGCTGCCCGGCGCGGACACCGGGCAGGTGGCCAGCCGGGCGTTCGCGCTCTTCGACCCCGCCCACCCGCACCAGCTGCGGCACGCCGACGGCTGGCGGCTCGGCCCGCTGGACCAGCTCGACGCCCGCGATCCCGGGGACACCGCGGAGAGCCGGCGGCTGCGCGACACCGGCGCCGACCTGCTCGGCCTCGCCGACGGCGACAGCCTGGCCGCGGTGCTGCGGGTGGAACCCGAGCCGGCGCCGGGCGTCGACGCCCTGCCGGCCGTCGCCCGTCAGGCCGGGCTGCGGCTGGTCGTGGCCGGCGACGACGAGCAGCGGTACGGCTTCGCCGACGCGTACGTGGCCGGCGGGGCCGAGCTGGCCGACTCGGTCCGGGCCCTGCAACGGGACGGGGCGGTGGTGATGCTGGCCTCCGGCGACCGGGCGGCGCTCGGCGCCGCGGACTGCGGGCTGGGCCTGTCCGCGCCGGAGGACCTGCCGCCCTGGGGCGCGCACCTGCTGGTCGGCGCCGACCTGCGGATCGTCGCCCTGCTCGTGGAGGCGGCCGGGGTGGCCCGCCGGGTGACCGCGCAGAACATCCAGCTGGCCCTGGCCGGCACCGGCCTCGGTGCGCTGAACGCGTTCACCGCCGACCCCGAGCGACTGCCCGGCCGTACGCTCGGCGCGGTGAACGGCGCCGCCGCGCTCGCCTTCGCGCACGGCGTCTGGCGGGCCCGCCGGCTGCCCGACCGGACGGACACCCCCGCGCCGACCATCACCGCCTGGCACCTGATGCCCACCGACACCGTGCTGGATCGCCTCGGCAGCGGCCCGGACGGGCTCGGCAGCGGCGAGGCCCAGCGCCGCCGGGTGGCCGGGCCGGGTGACCTGCCCGGACGGTCCGGGTTGCTCCGGGCCTTCGTCGACGAGCTGGCCAACCCGCTCACCCCGGTGCTCACCGCCGGCGCGGTGCTCTCCGCGACGTTCGGCTCGCTGGTCGACGCCGCCCTGGTCGGCGGCGTGGTCGGCGGGTCGGCGCTGATCGGCGCGGTACACCAGCGCAACACCGAACGGTCGCTGTCCGAGCTGCTCTCCCGCTCGGCGGTGACCGCCCGGGTGCGCCGGGACGGCGAGGAGCGGATGCTGCCGGCCGACGACCTGGTGCCCGGTGACGTGGTCACCCTGGAGCCGGGGGACTCCGTGCCGGCCGACTGCCGGGTGCTGGAGTCGGTCGGCCTGGAGACCGACGAGTCGTCGCTGACCGGCGAGTCCCTCCCGGTGGGCAAGACGGACCAACCGGTGGTCGCCGCCGCCGTCGCCGACCGCCGGTCCATGCTCTACGAGGGCACCACCGTCGCCGCCGGGTACGGCACCGCCGTGGTGGTGGCCACCGGCGCCGACACCGAGGCCGGGCGCAGCCTGGCACTGGCCCGGCAGGCGCCCCCGGCCAGCGGGGTGGAGGCCCGGCTGGGCCGGCTGACCCGGGCGGCCGTGCCGCTGGCCGCCGGGTCGGCGGTGGCGGTGGCCGGCGCCGGGCTGCTGCGCGGCGTGCCGCTGGCCGAGACGGCCGCCACCGCCGCGAACCTGGCCGTGGCGTCCGTGCCGGAAGGGCTGCCGTTCCTGGTCAGCGCCGCCCAACTGGCCGCCGCCCGGCGGCTGGCGGAGCACGGGGCGCTGGTCCGCAACCCGCGCACCATCGAGGCACTCGGCCGGGTCGACGTGCTCTGCTTCGACAAGACCGGCACCCTCACCGAGGGGCAGCTGCGGCTCGCCGGGGTCGGCGACGGCCACCGATACGCGCCGGTCGACCGGCTCGACGACCGGCCCCGGCCGGCTCTGGCCGCCGCGCTGCGGGCCACCCCGGCCGCCGACGACCCGGACGAGCTGGCGTTGCAGACCGACCGGGCGGTACGCCGCGGCGCCGAGTCCGCCGGCGTGACCGAACAGACCGACGTGCCCCGGTGGCGGCCCACCGGCGGGCTGCCCTTCGAGCCGTCCCGCGGCTACCACGCGACGGTGGGCGAGGACGGGCACCGGCGGCTGCTCAGCGTGAAGGGCGCGCCGGAGACGGTGCTGCCGCGGTGCGCGTACCGGCGGGTGGACGGCCGCGACGAGCCGCTGGACGACGCCGGCCGGGACGACCTGCACCGGCTGCTCGCCGAGCGGGCCGGGGCGGGGCACCGGATCCTCGCCGTCGCGGAGTGCGCCGTGGACGACCCGGAGATCGGCGACGACGACGTACGCGACCTGGTGTTCGTCGGTTTCCTGGCGCTCGCCGACGGGGTACGCGACAGCGCCGCGCCGGCCGTGCGGCGGATCCGCCAGGCCGGCGTGCACACCATCATGATCACCGGTGACCATCCGGCCACCGCCGAGGCGATCGCCGCCACCATCAGCGACGGCGACGAGCAGCAGGTGGTCACCGCTGCCGAACTCGACCAGCTCGACGACGACGCGCTGGCCGAGCGGCTGGCCCGCACCGACGTGGTGGCCCGCTGCACCCCGGCGCACAAGGTCCGGATCATCCAGGCGTTGCAGAGGTGCGGGCGTACCGTCGCGATGACCGGCGACGGCGCCAACGACGCGCCGGCGATCCGGCTCGCCGACGTCGGCATCGCGCTCGGCCAGCGGGGCACCCCGGCCGCCCGGGCCGCAGCCGACCTGGTGGTCACCGACGACCGGCTGGAGACCATCATCGCCACCCTGGTGGAAGGTCGGGCGATGTGGTCGTCGGTACGCCACGCGCTGAGCATCCTGGTCGGCGGGAACCTGGGGGAGATCGCGTTCAGCGTGCTGAGCGCCGCCGCCACCGGCCGGTCCGCGCTCACCGGCCGGCAGCTGCTGCTGGTCAACCTGCTCACCGACCTGGCGCCGGCGCTGGCCATCGCTATCCGCCCGCCGGGCGCCGACCACGCCGACGGGCTGCTCCGGGAGGGGCCGGACAGGTCGCTCGGCGAGACGCTCACCCGCGAGATCGGGTTGCGCGCCGCGGCCACCACGCTGGGCGCCACCGCCGGCTGGACACTGGCCCGGTACACCGGACGACGCCGGCGGGCCGGCACCGTCGCGCTGGTGTCGCTGGTCGGCACCCAGCTCGGGCAGACGGTGCTGGCCGGCGGCACCAGCCCGGCGGTGCTCGCCTCCACCGCCGCGTCGCTCGGCGTGCTGGTGGGGGTGGTGCAGACTCCCGGCGTCAGCCAGTTCTTCGGCTGCACCCCGCTCGGGCCGGTGGGCTGGACCATCGCCACCGGGTCGGCGCTCGGCGCCACCGTCGCCAACGGCGCGCTCACCCGGCTGGTGGCCCGGCTGCCGCAGAGCCACCCGGCCGGGTCCGACGGCCCACCCGGCTCCTCCGCCGCTGATCCACCGGTCGAGGCCGACCGTTCGGCGGAGCCGGGCTGA
- a CDS encoding MFS transporter: MTATAAPPEPVAPAPGLFAPRLRAMTVGSVALVSLLAFEALAVGTAMPTVARSLDGLALYGIAFGGPFAAGVLAMVASGIWCDSRGPRAPMWHGLVWFVLGLVIAGSATAMGALVVGRVVQGFGSGLLSVALYVIVGRAYPEELHRKIFAAFAAAWVVPSLVGPAVAGLIVEYLGWRWVFLAVPLVAVPAVLLIHPGLRAVGPATRTARPAGAVARIGWACGAGVSAALLHIGGQQRGASAVTLVALALVGLLVCAPRLLPAGFLRAGRGLPTVVGLRGLASAAFVGAEVVIPLMLSRERGFSPTAAGLVLTTGALAWSVGSWLQGRLPAPQSRATLPRAGLACIAGGTAVVALTVAPAVPVLVGVLGWAVAGLGMGLLYPSLSVLTLELSAPGEQGRNSSSLQLGDSLFAATVLALTGAVLAAGAAPAAGDYAGTLTVASGLALLGLLLAGRVVPVPRAAH, encoded by the coding sequence GTGACCGCCACCGCCGCGCCGCCGGAGCCCGTCGCCCCGGCCCCGGGCCTCTTCGCGCCGCGGCTGCGGGCCATGACAGTGGGCAGCGTCGCCCTGGTCTCGCTGCTGGCGTTCGAGGCGCTGGCGGTCGGCACCGCGATGCCCACCGTGGCCCGCAGCCTGGACGGGCTGGCCCTGTACGGGATCGCGTTCGGCGGCCCGTTCGCGGCCGGGGTGCTGGCCATGGTGGCCAGCGGCATCTGGTGCGACAGCCGGGGGCCGCGCGCGCCGATGTGGCACGGGCTGGTCTGGTTCGTGCTCGGGCTGGTCATCGCGGGCAGCGCCACGGCGATGGGCGCGCTGGTCGTCGGGCGGGTGGTGCAGGGGTTCGGTTCCGGTCTGCTGTCGGTGGCGCTCTACGTCATCGTCGGGCGGGCGTACCCGGAGGAGCTGCATCGGAAGATCTTCGCCGCGTTCGCCGCCGCGTGGGTCGTACCGTCGCTGGTCGGGCCGGCGGTGGCCGGGCTGATCGTGGAGTACCTCGGCTGGCGGTGGGTCTTCCTCGCGGTACCGCTGGTGGCGGTTCCCGCTGTGCTGCTGATCCACCCCGGCCTGCGGGCGGTCGGCCCGGCGACGCGGACGGCGCGGCCGGCCGGCGCGGTGGCCCGGATCGGCTGGGCGTGCGGAGCGGGGGTGAGCGCCGCACTGCTGCACATCGGGGGACAGCAGCGCGGCGCCTCCGCCGTCACCCTGGTCGCCCTGGCGCTGGTCGGGTTGCTGGTCTGCGCGCCCCGGCTGCTGCCGGCCGGGTTCCTGCGGGCCGGCCGGGGTCTGCCGACCGTGGTCGGGCTGCGTGGCCTGGCCTCCGCCGCGTTCGTCGGCGCGGAGGTGGTGATCCCGCTGATGCTCTCCCGGGAGCGCGGGTTCTCGCCGACCGCGGCCGGCCTGGTCCTCACCACGGGCGCGCTGGCCTGGTCGGTGGGGTCCTGGTTGCAGGGCCGGCTGCCGGCGCCGCAGTCCCGGGCCACCCTGCCCCGGGCCGGGCTGGCCTGCATCGCGGGCGGCACCGCGGTGGTCGCGCTGACCGTCGCACCGGCGGTGCCGGTCCTGGTGGGGGTGCTCGGCTGGGCGGTGGCCGGGCTCGGCATGGGCCTGCTCTACCCGTCGCTGTCGGTGCTCACCCTGGAGTTGTCGGCCCCGGGCGAGCAGGGGCGCAACAGTTCCTCGCTGCAACTGGGCGACTCGCTCTTCGCCGCGACCGTGCTGGCGCTGACCGGCGCGGTGCTCGCCGCCGGCGCCGCCCCCGCCGCGGGCGACTACGCCGGGACACTGACGGTGGCGTCCGGCCTGGCGCTGCTCGGCCTGCTGCTCGCCGGTCGGGTGGTACCGGTCCCGCGGGCGGCCCACTGA